In a genomic window of Scomber japonicus isolate fScoJap1 chromosome 17, fScoJap1.pri, whole genome shotgun sequence:
- the LOC128377121 gene encoding thyroxine 5-deiodinase-like, with amino-acid sequence MMHGSGGVQMARALKHAALCLMLLPRFLLAAVMLWLLDFLCIRKKVLLQMGERQNSPDDPPVCVSDSNKMFTLESLRAVWYGQKLDFLKSAHLGSAAPNTEVVLVQERRRVRILDCMKEKRPLILNFGSCSUPPFMTRLAAFQRVVSQYADIADFLIVYIEEAHPSDGWVSSDAPYQIPKHRCLEDRLSAAQLMLTEMPGSNVVVDNMDNSSNAAYGAYFERLYIVRDERVVYQGGRGPEGYRISELRNWLEQYRNDLVNSQTAVLHV; translated from the coding sequence ATGATGCACGGCTCTGGCGGTGTCCAAATGGCGAGGGCGCTGAAGCATGCAGCCCTGTGCCTGATGCTGCTGCCCCGGTTCCTCCTGGCCGCCGTCATGCTGTGGCTTCTGGATTTCTTGTGCATAAGGAAAAAAGTGTTGCTGCAaatgggagagagacagaacagtCCGGACGACCCGCCGGTGTGCGTCTCAGACTCTAATAAGATGTTCACCTTGGAGTCCCTCAGGGCCGTGTGGTACGGCCAGAAATTGGACTTTCTCAAATCTGCGCACCTCGGGAGTGCTGCGCCCAACACCGAAGTGGTGCTGGTCCAGGAGCGTAGGAGGGTCCGGATACTGGACTgcatgaaagaaaagagaccGCTCATTCTTAACTTTGGCAGCTGCTCCTGACCGCCATTCATGACGCGCTTGGCGGCGTTTCAGCGCGTCGTGAGCCAGTACGCAGACATTGCGGACTTTTTAATAGTATATATCGAGGAGGCTCATCCATCGGACGGCTGGGTGAGCTCGGACGCTCCTTATCAGATCCCCAAGCACCGCTGCTTGGAGGACAGACTGAGTGCCGCTCAGCTGATGCTCACCGAGATGCCCGGGAGCAACGTCGTGGTGGATAATATGGACAACTCATCCAACGCTGCGTACGGAGCATACTTTGAGAGACTTTATATTGTGAGGGATGAAAGAGTGGTGTACCAGGGGGGCAGAGGTCCAGAGGGATACCGGATTTCTGAGCTCAGAAACTGGCTGGAGCAATACAGGAACGATCTGGTGAATTCCCAAACAGCGGTGCTCCATGTGTAG
- the ppp2r5cb gene encoding protein phosphatase 2, regulatory subunit B', gamma b isoform X3 produces MLACTRAASGMVLDAPSSNGPFQPVALMHFRDVPPAEQEKLFIQKLRQCCVLFDFVSDPLSDLKWKEVKRAALSEMVEYITHNRNVITEPIYPEVVHMFAVNMFRALPPSSNPTGAEFDPEEDEPTLEAAWPHLQLVYEFFLRFLESPDFQPNIAKKYIDQKFVMQLLELFDSEDPRERDFLKTTLHRIYGKFLGLRAYIRKQINNIFYRFIYETEHHNGIAELLEILGSIINGFALPLKEEHKIFLLKVLLPLHKVKSLSVYHPQLAYCVVQFLEKDSTLTEPTVMALLKYWPKTHSPKEVMFLNELEEILDVIEPSEFVKVMEPLFRQLAKCVSSPHFQVAERALYYWNNEYIMSLISDNAAKILPIMFPALYRNSKTHWNKTIHGLIYNALKLFMEMNQKLFDDCTQQFRAEKSKEKAKWKEREEAWIKIENLAKSNPQFLVYVDSIGSGSPMDMETDGPLLEDVNLLKKTVEEEATQIERNQRRERPLMRRKSELPKDISTVTALELHRRAEEMITTHDGH; encoded by the exons ATGTTCCCCCCGCAGAGCAGGAGAAGCTCTTCATCCAGAAGTTGCGGCAGTGCTGCGTACTCTTCGATTTTGTGTCGGACCCACTGAGCGATCTGAAATGGAAGGAGGTGAAACGGGCGGCGCTGAGCGAGATGGTGGAGTACATTACCCACAACAGGAATGTCATCACCGAACCCATCTACCCAGAGGTGGTTCACATG tTTGCTGTGAATATGTTTAGGGCGTTGCCGCCATCATCCAACCCCACGGGTGCTGAGTTTGACCCAGAGGAAGATGAGCCCACGCTAGAGGCTGCATGGCCACATCTACAG CTCGTCTATGAATTCTTCCTACGGTTCTTAGAGTCGCCTGACTTTCAACCAAACATAGCCAAAAAGTATATTGACCAGAAGTTTGTAATGCAG CTCCTAGAACTGTTCGACAGTGAAGATCCAAGGGAAAGAGATTTTTTAAAGACTACTCTGCATCGCATATACGGCAAGTTCCTGGGCCTGCGAGCATACATTAGGAAACAGAttaacaacatattttataG GTTCATTTATGAGACTGAACATCATAATGGAATAGCTGAATTACTGGAAATATTAGGCAG TATAATCAATGGATTTGCATTACCATTGAAAGAAGAGCACAAGATTTTCCTGCTGAAAGTTCTGCTGCCTTTACACAAAGTCAAATCTCTTAGCGTTTATCACCCACAG ctggcCTACTGTGTGGTACAGTTCTTAGAGAAGGATAGCACCCTCACAGAACCG ACGGTGATGGCTTTGTTAAAGTACTGGCCAAAGACCCACAGTCCAAAAGAAGTGATGTTCCTCAATGAGCTGGAGGAGATTCTGGACGTCATTGAGCCTTCAGAGTTCGTCAAAGTTATGGAGCCCCTCTTCAGACAGCTGGCCAAATGCGTATCCAGCCCACACTTTCAG GTGGCAGAGCGAGCTCTGTACTACTGGAACAATGAGTACATCATGAGTCTGATCAGTGACAACGCTGCTAAGATCCTGCCCATCATGTTCCCAGCCCTCTACCGCAACTCCAAGACCCACTGGAACAA gacGATCCACGGACTGATCTACAACGCTCTGAAGCTCTTTATGGAGATGAACCAGAAGCTGTTTGATGACTGCACCCAACAGTTCAGGGCAGAGAAAAGCAA AGAGAAAGCcaaatggaaagagagagaagaggcatGGATCAAGATTGAGAATCTAGCAAAGTCAAACCCACAG TTTCTGGTGTACGTCGACTCGATAGGCTCAGGCAGTCCGATGGACATGGAGACGGACGGGCCACTGCTAGAAGACGTCAACTTGTTAAAGAAAACAGTAGAGGAGGAGGCCACACAG ATCGAGAGAAATCAGCGTAGAGAGCGCCCATTGATGCGGAGGAAATCGGAGCTCCCCAAGGACATCTCCACTGTCACAGCCCTGGAGTTGCACCGGAGAGCCGAGGAAATGATTACAACGCACGACGGTCACTAA